One genomic window of Eptesicus fuscus isolate TK198812 chromosome 6, DD_ASM_mEF_20220401, whole genome shotgun sequence includes the following:
- the NUDT6 gene encoding nucleoside diphosphate-linked moiety X motif 6 isoform X2 translates to MWKFPGGLSEPGEDIGDTAVREVFEETGIRSEFRSLLSIRQQHSHPGAFGKSDMYIICRLKPRSFTIELCPHECLRCEWMDLTDLAKAANTTPVTSRAARLLLYGHREGFEKIDLTMDQLPAVYTGLFYKLYHRQLPDSYKMMTGVD, encoded by the exons ATGTGGAAGTTCCCAGGAGGCCTTTCGGAGCCTGGAGAAGATATCG GAGACACAGCAGTTCGAGAAGTTTTTGAAGAAACTGGTATACGATCAGAATTCAGGTCCCTCCTGAGCATTCGGCAGCAGCACAGCCACCCCGGGGCTTTCGGGAAGTCGGACATGTACATCATCTGCCGCCTAAAGCCTCGTTCCTTCACCATCGAGCTGTGCCCGCACGAGTGCCTGCGGTGCGAGTGGATGGACCTCACCGACCTGGCCAAGGCCGCCAACACCACGCCCGTCACCAGCAGGGCCGCGCGGCTGCTGCTGTACGGGCACAGGGAAGGCTTCGAGAAGATTGACCTGACCATGGACCAGCTCCCAGCTGTTTACACGGGCTTGTTCTACAAACTCTATCACAGGCAACTGCCAGACAGTTACAAAATGATGACGGGAGTGGATTAA
- the FGF2 gene encoding fibroblast growth factor 2 has product MPNDLARTVDAVPAAATGPRALRRREAALPRVAAAETRSRKSPLPGRPAPRAPGPAERAGPSGTRLGARGRGRGPPGGRLGGRGRGRASERVGGRGRGRGAAAPRAAPGARGPRQSPGGAMAAGSITTMPALPDDGGSGAFPPGHFKDPKRLYCKNGGFFLRIHPDGRVDGVREKSDPHIKLQLQAEERGVVSIKGVCANRYLAMKEDGRLLASKCVTDECFFFERLESNNYNTYRSRKYSSWYVALKRTGQYKLGPKTGPGQKAILFLPMSAKS; this is encoded by the exons ATGCCTAACGATTTAGCAAGG ACGGTGGACGCCGTGCCCGCGGCTGCAACCGGACCCCGGGCGCTGCGGCGTAGGGAAGCGGCCCTCCCGAGAGTGGCGGCCGCGGAGACTCGGAGCCGCAAATCCCCGCTCCCGGGCCGCCCGGCTCCCCGCGCGCCGGGGCCGGCGGAGAGGGCAGGGCCGAGCGGCACGAGGCTGGGGGCCCGCGGCCGTGGCCGCGGGCCGccgggcgggaggctggggggccggggccggggccgcgccTCGGAGCGGGTCGGAGGCCGAGGCAGGGGCCGAGGGGCGGCGGCTCCCCGCGCGGCGCCAGGGGCTCGGGGACCCCGGCAGAGCCCCGGTGGGGCCATGGCCGCCGGGAGCATCACCACGATGCCCGCCCTGCCGGACGACGGCGGCAGCGGCGCCTTCCCGCCCGGCCACTTCAAGGACCCCAAGCGGCTGTACTGCAAAAACGGGGGCTTCTTCTTGCGCATCCATCCCGACGGCCGAGTGGACGGCGTCCGGGAGAAGAGCGACCCGCACA TCAAACTACAACTGcaagcagaagagagaggggtCGTGTCTATCAAAGGAGTGTGTGCCAACCGCTATCTCGCTATGAAGGAGGACGGCCGGTTACTGGCTTCT aaatgtgtTACGGATGAGTGTTTCTTTTTTGAACGGTTGGAATCCAATAACTACAACACTTACCGGTCAAGGAAGTACTCCAGTTGGTATGTGGCATTGAAGCGGACGGGGCAGTATAAACTTGGACCTAAAACAGGACCTGGCCAGAAAGCCATACTTTTTCTTCCGATGTCTGCTAAAAGCTGA